One part of the Meleagris gallopavo isolate NT-WF06-2002-E0010 breed Aviagen turkey brand Nicholas breeding stock chromosome 20, Turkey_5.1, whole genome shotgun sequence genome encodes these proteins:
- the LRRC45 gene encoding leucine-rich repeat-containing protein 45, protein RLDLTEQSLSLETCGALGRLLPGAAHFAEVALGDCGLSEDGVKLLLHGLCSNTTVKSLDLKGNNLRTTGAEALGKLLRQNKSIRSLILEWNSLGVWEEGFSFFCQGLGANNFLQRLDLRNNQINHHGAGELAMALKRNASLQELDLRWNNIGLLGGRALLNCLQSNKTLKKLELAGNNVPSDILKAVEQAMDHNQDRQTILSETQHRTCVLSKEILNLKDEKTKQFLDLMDTIDKQREEIARSGRISAGRVSQLQEALNEQHSIMNSLKAKLQMTEAALALSEQKVHNLGELLSATKQEQANMAERHFAELQQQKQEGADREGKLFRDLSASNEKNLFLRNQVDELEKKCKVQQDQLFQLKQDLTNTTAELKLRAVQAEERLEMEKRRFKQSLEDMESLRLKEVDHLTQHMEASERSMQDRVQRLEAIRIALEEELSQVKAAALTERGHAEEELIKVRNQARLDEQQRLEHLEEKLQLMTEARDEAQNCCLKQKQMVGEAQVKANQLSLHADGLRRRIEELQQDLNSKEQEKVTEVNKVKVELQEQIGHLQAERTAQEGLREKIAALERQLKVLSSNHREALLDKEGEISMLMEKLRMKEADISRMREEEAQRASILQNAIMAYVQGSSLGTHSLRK, encoded by the exons CGCCTGGACCTGACGGAGCAGAGCCTCTCGTTGGAGACGTGCGGAGCGCTGGGCCGCCTGCTGCCCGGGGCCGCGCACTTCGCCGAGGTGGCGCTCGGAGATTGCGGCCTGAGCGAGGACG GTGTGAAACTCTTGCTGCACGGTCTGTGCTCCAACACCACCGTCAAATCTTTGGATTTGAAG GGCAATAACCTGCGAACTACAGGAGCTGAGGCCCTGGGAAAACTTCTGAGGCAGAACAAATCCATCAGGAG CTTAATCCTGGAATGGAACAGCCTGGGTGTATGGGAGGAAggcttctcctttttctgccaggGACTGGGAGCAAACAATTTTCTCCAGCGGTTAGATCTACGCAACAACCAGATCAACCATCATGGGGCAGGAGAGCTGGCCATGGCACTGAAACGAAATGCCAGCCTTCAGGAGTTGG ATTTACGTTGGAATAACATTGGGCTTCTGGGAGGCCGAGCTTTGCTGAACTGCCTGCAGAGCAACAAGACCCTGAAGAAGCTGGAACTGGCTGGGAACAATGTGCCCAGTGACATCCTGAAAGCTGTGG AACAAGCCATGGATCACAACCAGGACCGTCAGACTATCCTCAGTGAGACGCAGCACCGAACTTGTGTGCTCAGCAAGGAGATTTTGAATCTGAAGGATGAGAAGACCAAGCAG TTCTTGGATTTGATGGACACTATAGacaaacagagagaagaaatagcCAGGAGTGGCAG GATATCTGCAGGACGTGTCAGCCAGCTGCAGGAAGCATTGAATGAGCAGCACTCTATTATGAATTCGCTGAAAGCCAA GCTGCAGATGACTGAAGCTGCCCTGGCTCTGTCTGAGCAAAAGGTGCACAATCTGGGTGAGCTGCTGAGTGCCACGAAACAGGAACAGGCCAACATGGCTGAGCGCCACtttgcagagctccagcagcaaaagcag gaaGGTGCTGATCGGGAAGGCAAGCTTTTCCGTGACTTATCTGCCAGCAATGAGAAGAACTTGTTTCTAAGAAACCAG GTGGATGAGCTGGAGAAGAAGTGCAAAGTGCAGCAGGATCAGTTATTCCAGCTAAAACAAGACTTGACCAACACgacagcagagctgaagctgCGGGCTGTGCAGGCTGAGG AGCgcctggaaatggaaaaaagaagatttaaaCAAAGTCTTGAAGACATGGAATCACTTCGCTTAAAAGAG gtggATCACTTGACACAGCACATGGAGGCCAGTGAACGTTCTATGCAAGACAGAGTGCAGAGGCTGGAGGCCATCAGGATAGCCCTGGAGGAG GAGCTGAGCCAAGTCAAAGCAGCTGCACTCACTGAGCGAGGCCATGCAGAAGAAGAGTTAATAAAGGTTCGGAATCAGGCACGGTTGGATGAG CAGCAACGACTGGAACACCttgaagagaagctgcagctgatgaCTGAAGCACGTGATGAAgctcagaactgctgcctcaaacaaaaacaaatggttGGTGAGGCCCAGGTCAAGGCCAATCAATTGAGCCTGCATGCTGATGGACTCAGAAGGAGAATAGAGGAACTTCAGCAG GACCTGAACAGTAAGGAACAGGAAAAAGTGACAGAAGTAAATAAAGTGAAAGTGGAATTACAGGAGCAGATTGGACACCTACAGGCTGAACGTACAGCCCAGGAAGGGCTGAGGGAGAAGATTGCAGCCCTGGAGAGACAGCTGAAAG tcCTGTCCAGTAATCACCGAGAGGCACTGCTGGACAAAGAAGGTGAAATCTCTATGTTGATGGAGAAGCTGAGAATGAAAGAGGCTGACATCTCCAGGATGAGAGAAGAAGAAGCCCAGCGAGCAAGTATATTGCAGAATGCCATCATGGCATATGTGCAGGGATCCTCCTTGGGAACCCACAGTTTGAGGAAATGA